In the Streptomyces fradiae ATCC 10745 = DSM 40063 genome, GGAGCTGGCGGTGCGGCACCAGCTGGGCCACGCCGAGGTCGCCGCCGTCCTCGGGATGGCCCCGCAGGCCGCCCGCGAGCTGCTGTCGGCCGCCGCGTGCGAGGTGGAGCGCACCCGCGCCGCCCTGTCCGTCGTGGAGAACGGCACCTGCCCCGCCGTCGCGCGGCTCACCGGCGACCACCGCGTCCTGCTGTCGGCCGCCCTGCGGCGGGAGCTGGTCCGGCACGTGGACGACTGCCCGCGGTGCCGCCGTACGGCCGAACGCGCCGAGGCCGCCGGACCCTGGCCCGGCTCCACGGTGACCCCGGCCACCCTCCCGCTCGTGCCGGCCCCCCGCCCGGCGGCGCGCGCCGCGATGCTGCACGCCCCCAGGACGCGCTCCGCGGGCCCGCGCTTCGGACGGGACGGCTTCCCCCTCGACCCCAAGGACCAGGCGGCGCGGCGCGACCGGATGCGGGCGCGCGCGGTGACGACCACCGTCGTGGCCACGGTCATCGCGGCGCCCGTCCTCGCGCTGTGGGCCGCGTACCGGAGTGACACGGCGGGCGACGAGGGCCGCGGCGACCAGGCGTTCAGCGCCACGGACGAGACGGGCGCCCCGGCGGGCGACCGCCACTACGCGAACGCGGGCAGCGCGCAGGCCGACCCCGGCTTCCGCACGCGCCGCCAGGCACCGGACGTCTCGGTCGAGGTGGTGGGCGGCGGCTCGGCCCCGTCGCCCGCCCTGTCCGGTCGCGTCGGGCCGGGCCGGGTCGCGGTCACCGCCCAGCCGTACGGCACGGCGACGCTGCTGACGCTCACCGCGACCGGCGGCCGCGTCGACTGGTCGCTGTGGACGGACGCCCCCTGGTTGTACGCGAGCCGCACGTCCGGCGCGCTGGAGCCGGGCGCGTCGGTGAAGGTGTACGTCTCCGTGGACCGCGCCCGCGAGCCGCGCGGCCCGTGGAGCGCGCGCATCCACGTGCACCCGTCGGGCGCCGTCGTCTCGCTCACCGGGTACGGCCCCGACGACCGCCCCGGCACCTCCGCGCGGCCCCGTCCGCCGTCCCGGCCCGCGCCGCCGCCGGACACGCCGCCCGCCCCGTCGCCGACCCCGCCGCCCCCGTCGAGCGAGCCGCCCCCGGCGACGCAGCCACCGCCGTCCGAGCCGCCCGCCCCGTCGCCGACCCCGCCGCCCGCGACGGAGCCGCCCGCGTCGGAGCCCCCGGCCCCTGACGGCCCCTGACGGCGTCCCCGGCCCCTGACGGCGCCGGCTACGGGGCCACCCGCCTCCTACCCCTGGTCCGCGCGGACCGGGTCCGCCGGGTGCGGGGCCACCAGGGGCAGCGCCGACGCGAGCCGGGCCTCGCACAGCCCGGCCAGCACGTCGTAGGCGGCCTCGCCCATCAGCTCCGTCAGCTCCGGCCGGTACGTGACGTAGACCGGCTCGCCCGCCCCGTGCGCCGAGGTCGCGGAGGTGCACCACCAGTGCAGGTCGTGGCCGCCGGGGCCCCAGCCCCGGCGGTCGTACTCGCCGATCGACACCTGGAGCACCTTGGTGTCGTCCGGTCGCTCGATCCAGTCGTACGTCCGCCGCACCGGCAGCTGCCAGCACACGTCCGGCTTGGTCTCCAGCGGCTCGCGGCCCTCCCGCAGGGCCAGGATGTGGAGCGCGCACCCGGCGCCGCCCGCGAAGCCGGGGCGGTTCTGGAAGATGCAGGAGCCCTCCCAGCGGCGGGTCTGGCGCTCACCGTCCTCGTCGAGCTGCACCCACCCGGACGAGACGCCCTCGTCGTGGAACTGCCACAGCTGCGGCGTCAGCCGCGCCACGTGCCCGGCGACGCGCTTCTCGTCGTCCTCGTCGGAGAAGTGCGCGCCCAGCGTGCAGCAGCCGTCGGCGGCGCGGCCGGCCTGGATGCCCTGGCAGCCGCTGCCGAAGACGCACGTCCAGCGGGACGTCAGCCAGGTCAGGTCGCAGCGGAAGACTTGGTCCTCGTCGGCCGGGTCGGGGAACTCCACCCACGCGCGCGGGAAGTCCAGGCCCTTCTCGTCGTCCTCCGGAGCCTTGGGCACCTCCAGAGCCTCGGGCGCCTCGGGCGTCCCGTGCACCCCCGCCATGTCGGGAGCCCCGGGGACCTCCGCCACCACAGGCTCCACCAGCGCCGCGGGAACCCCGGAGGTCACGGCAGGCGCACCGGAGACCGCCGGGACGGCGGGCCCGGCCCCCGCCAGGGCGTCGCGCTTCTTGCTGCCGGATCCCGTTTTGCCCGGCTTGGCCTTCTTCGTCTTTGGCACCCTTCCAGCGTAGGGGCAGCCCGGAGCGCGGGAGCAGTAGCGTGCTGCCATGAGACTCGGAGTCCTCGACGTCGGTTCGAACACGGTGCACCTGCTGGTCATGGACGCCCATCCGGGCGCCTGCCCGCTGCCCGCCCACTCGCACAAGGTGGAGCTGCGCCTCGCCGAACTGCTCGACGCGGACGGCGCGATCGGCGCCCCCGGCATCGACCGGCTGGTCGCCGTCGTGCGGGACGCCCTGCACACGGCGGAGGAGAAGGGCTGCGAGGCCGTCCTGCCCTTCGCCACCTCCGCCGTCCGCGACGCCGCCAACGCGGACGCCGTCCTCGCGCGCGTGAAGGCCGAGACGGGGGTGACCCTCCAGGTGCTCACCGGTGAGGAGGAGGCCCGGCTGACGTTCCTCGCCGCCCGTCGCTGGTTCGGCTGGTCGGCGGGCAAGCTGCTGCTCCTCGACATCGGCGGCGGCTCGCTGGAGATCGCGTACGGCATCGACGAGGAGCCCGACACGGCCGCGTCCCTGCCGCTCGGCGCAGGGCGGCTCACCGCCGGCTGGCTGCCCGGCGACCCGCCGGACCCGGCCGACGTGCGCGCGCTGCGCCGCCACGTGCGCGCGGAGATAGCGCGGACGGTCGGCGAGTTCGCCCGGTTCGGGCCGCCGGACCACGTCGTCGCCACGTCCAAGACGTTCAAGCAGCTGGCCCGGATCGCCGGGGCGCCGGGTTCCGGCGAGGGGCTGTACGCGCAGCGCCTGCTGAGCCGTGCGTCACTCGAGGCGTGGGTGCCGAAGCTGGCCGGGATGACCGTCGAGCAGCGCCGCGAGCTGCCCGGGGTGTCGCCGTCGCGGGCCGCGCAGCTGCTGGCCGGGGCGCTGGTGGCGGAGGCGGCGATGGACCTGCTCGGTGTCGGGGCGGTGGAGATCTGCCCGTGGGCGCTGCGCGAGGGCGTCATCCTGCGGCGCCTCGACCACCTCCCCGAGTGACCGGCCGGGCCCGTACCCTTTCCCTCGTGGCAGACGTGGCACAGCAAGCGGACCGGGCGGGGGCGCGCGCGCCCCGCGCGAAGGTCGCCCTCTCGACGGCCTCGGTCTACCCGGAGTCGACGGCGACGGCCTTCGAGGTCGCCGCGCGCCTCGGGTACGACGGCGTCGAGGTCATGGTGTGGACGGACCCGGTCAGCCAGGACCTGGAGGCCCTGCGCAGGCTGTCCGACTACCACCAGGTGCCCGTCCTCGCCGTGCACGCGCCCTGCCTGCTGATCACGCAGCGGGTCTGGTCGACCGACCCGTGGGTGAAGCTCCAGCGGGCCCGTACGGCGGCGGAGAAGCTGGGCGCGTCGACGGTCGTCGTCCACCCCCCGTTCCGCTGGCAGCGGCAGTACGCGCGCGACTTCGTCGACGGCGTCTGGCGGATGGCGAACGAGACGGACGTGCGGTTCGCCGTCGAGAACATGTACCCCTGGCGCTACCGCGACCGCGAGATGCTCGCGTACGCCCCCGAGTGGGACGTCACCAAGGACGACTACCGCCACTACACGGTCGACCTCTCCCACACGGCGACCGCCCGGACGGACGCGCTGGCCATGGTGTCCCGCATGGGCGACCGGCTGGGCCACGTCCACCTCGCGGACGGCCGCGGCTCCGCGAAGGACGAGCACCTGGTACCGGGCCGGGGCACGCAGCCGTGCGCCGAACTGCTGGAGCACCTGACCCGCACGGGCTTCGACGGGCACGTCGTCATCGAGGTCAACACGCGGCGCGCCATGTCCGCCGCCGAACGGGAGGCCGACCTCGCGGAGGCGCTGGCCTTCACCCGGCAGCACCTGGGGACGTCCGCCGGGGTGCTGTGACGGGCGTGCTGTGACGGGCGTGCCGTGACGGGAGCGCGCCCCCCGCGCGCCCGGCAGGCGCCCCGCCCCGCCGCGCGCCCCACC is a window encoding:
- a CDS encoding sigma-70 region 4 domain-containing protein — encoded protein: MTSSRLEHPTNTTGAHRARRRAPRSGPRTVAPPPPARYERHLDGLFTYCLSVLCDHDAAVAVLGEALAVAERQQGRCPADPALARAWLYALARWACLRELARRRRARPGAHARRPALPYGAPAAAHAPEAPADPESGPLGTAPRTAPGAAPYASGATPPGAGTPPRAPGPRRPAPAPSAHRPTAAVDPVPPGGTEPTGPPPTAAGPGTTPGPDRPDRPDRPDRTGTTGIAPSPDRTGTSGTSGIAGSTGTTGTTGTTDRHRDELALLAWPEAAGTTPEQREALELAVRHQLGHAEVAAVLGMAPQAARELLSAAACEVERTRAALSVVENGTCPAVARLTGDHRVLLSAALRRELVRHVDDCPRCRRTAERAEAAGPWPGSTVTPATLPLVPAPRPAARAAMLHAPRTRSAGPRFGRDGFPLDPKDQAARRDRMRARAVTTTVVATVIAAPVLALWAAYRSDTAGDEGRGDQAFSATDETGAPAGDRHYANAGSAQADPGFRTRRQAPDVSVEVVGGGSAPSPALSGRVGPGRVAVTAQPYGTATLLTLTATGGRVDWSLWTDAPWLYASRTSGALEPGASVKVYVSVDRAREPRGPWSARIHVHPSGAVVSLTGYGPDDRPGTSARPRPPSRPAPPPDTPPAPSPTPPPPSSEPPPATQPPPSEPPAPSPTPPPATEPPASEPPAPDGP
- a CDS encoding sugar phosphate isomerase/epimerase family protein, with product MAQQADRAGARAPRAKVALSTASVYPESTATAFEVAARLGYDGVEVMVWTDPVSQDLEALRRLSDYHQVPVLAVHAPCLLITQRVWSTDPWVKLQRARTAAEKLGASTVVVHPPFRWQRQYARDFVDGVWRMANETDVRFAVENMYPWRYRDREMLAYAPEWDVTKDDYRHYTVDLSHTATARTDALAMVSRMGDRLGHVHLADGRGSAKDEHLVPGRGTQPCAELLEHLTRTGFDGHVVIEVNTRRAMSAAEREADLAEALAFTRQHLGTSAGVL
- a CDS encoding Ppx/GppA phosphatase family protein, whose translation is MRLGVLDVGSNTVHLLVMDAHPGACPLPAHSHKVELRLAELLDADGAIGAPGIDRLVAVVRDALHTAEEKGCEAVLPFATSAVRDAANADAVLARVKAETGVTLQVLTGEEEARLTFLAARRWFGWSAGKLLLLDIGGGSLEIAYGIDEEPDTAASLPLGAGRLTAGWLPGDPPDPADVRALRRHVRAEIARTVGEFARFGPPDHVVATSKTFKQLARIAGAPGSGEGLYAQRLLSRASLEAWVPKLAGMTVEQRRELPGVSPSRAAQLLAGALVAEAAMDLLGVGAVEICPWALREGVILRRLDHLPE